From Drosophila virilis strain 15010-1051.87 chromosome X, Dvir_AGI_RSII-ME, whole genome shotgun sequence, the proteins below share one genomic window:
- the Nost gene encoding nostrin isoform X3 yields the protein MSQFRDNSWGQNGFEELRRYVKQGGDFSKELIFVLQERADSELIYSKSLSKLANKLNKAGREVPGSVADAWRGVATEMESRSDIHRQLAASLTDELVKPLKTVVDNHHKTRKAVESNVDKAARVLSEWRVSEAKAKKASHTAARENEKLQDAMLDVRIQKSPSIALLHQGPNKLAAEKELKSAEKDCVKLDNKRKKAEEAVKRADVEYYTLCVRAERARVDWEMAVLRGSSQLQSSEQHRVGNMHNFVQQYARLISDMNPILGNLTNSLQQQLDACNVAKDMQVVRNIRRNSEGPSEQLLPDFYCEHTTLAMNRERRKHSLIKLLQLVKTDLERERRSRDGLRGLSQSLNNQEHQNITDKLYHIRSMLTYLEGARLKLHSALLELDHKPRTTHPLAQHIQITRDRTGLQQSILKVPNWMKNNDKTQNTSTLLSQDNSDGIADDEDDYSQLQSQTNSSCANISVVAAPTSALLKHFNRSKSNIETFTSQPKIISTTNASLAATATATATAAKSKTLSAGQTNGDRGQADGGSNQQDSDFDEFSSQDEDEAEPITTQNFYQNAQEVQSSSMSSQGANSNFTSVSSKDGGQCQVLGRCKALYSYTPKLYDELELSPGDVIEVHAKQDDGWWLGALRNQIGIFPATYVEECV from the exons GGACAAAACGGCTTCGAGGAACTCAGACGCTATGTCAAACAGGGCGGCGACTTCAGCAAAGAGCTCATATTTGTTCTCCAAGAGCG TGCCGACTCGGAGCTGATCTACTCCAAGTCGCTGTCGAAGTTGGCCAATAAACTGAATAAAGCTGGCCGGGAGGTGCCCGGAAGTGTGGCGGATGCCTGGCGTGGTGTTGCTACAGAAATGGAAAGTCGCAGCGACATCCATCGCCAGCTGGCAGCCTCGCTGACCGATGAGCTTGTGAAGCCGCTCAAGACGGTCGTGGATAATCATCACAAGACCCGCAAAGCG GTCGAAAGCAATGTGGACAAAGCGGCACGTGTGCTGAGCGAGTGGCGCGTGAGCGAGGCAAAGGCCAAGAAGGCCTCGCACACGGCCGCTAGGGAGAACGAGAAGCTGCAGGATGCGATGCTGGACGTGCGCATACAGAAATCGCCATCGATAGCGCTGTTACATCAGGGGCCCAACAAACTGGCCGCCGAGAAGGAGCTCAAGTCGGCCGAAAAAGACTGCGTCAAGCTGGACAACAAGCGCAAGAAGGCCGAGGAGGCGGTCAAACGTGCGGACGTTGAATACTATACGCTGTGCGTGCGCGCCGAGCGTGCCCGTGTCGACTGGGAAATGGCCGTGCTGCGCGGCTCCTCCCAGCTGCAGAGCAGCGAGCAGCACCGTGTGGGCAATATGCATAACTTTGTGCAGCAATATGCGCGCCTTATCAGCGATATGAATCCCATTTTGGGCAACCTAACCAACagtctgcagcagcagctggatgCCTGCAATGTGGCCAAGGATATGCAGGTGGTGCGCAATATACGCCGCAATTCCGAGGGTCCCAGCGAGCAGCTACTGCCCGACTTCTATTGCGAGCACACCACGCTGGCCATGAACCGTGAGCGGCGCAAGCACTCGCTGATCAAGCTGCTGCAGTTGGTCAAAACAGATTTGGAACGGGAGCGACGCTCCAGAGATGGCCTGCGCGGCCTATCACAGTCGCTCAACAACCAGGAGCATCAGAACATTACCGATAAGCTATACCAT ATTCGCTCCATGCTGACTTATTTGGAGGGCGCACGTCTGAAGCTGCACTCCGCGCTGCTCGAGCTGGACCATAAGCCGCGCACAACACATCCGCTGGCGCAGCATATACAG ATCACACGGGATCGCACGGGCCTGCAGCAGAGCATACTCAAGGTGCCCAACTGGATGAAGAACAATGACAAGACACAGAATACGAGCACGTTGCTGTCGCAGGATAATAGCGATGGCATCGCAGACGATGAGGATGACTATTCGCAATTGCAGAGTCAGACGAACAGCTCCTGTGCAAACATTAGTGTGGTGGCTGCGCCCACATCGGCGCTGCTGAAGCACTTCAATCGCAGCAAGAGCAATATTGAAACCTTTACCAGCCAACCAAAGATAATCTCCACAACCAATGCATCGctggcggcgacggcgacggcaacggcgacagCGGCTAAGTCCAAAACGCTGTCCGCTGGCCAAACGAATGGGGATCGCGGCCAGGCAGATGGTGGCTCCAATCAGCAGGACTCTGACTTTGATGAGTTTAGTTCGCAGGACGAGGATGAGGCTGAGCCGATAACAACACAAAATTTCTATCAAAATGCGCAGGAGGTGCAAAGCTCATCCATGAGCTCCCAAGGCGCCAATAGCAATTTCACCAGCGTCAGCTCCAAAGATGGCGGCCAGTGTCAGGTGCTCGGGCGCTGCAAGGCGCTCTACAGCTACACACCAAAACTCTACGACGAACTGGAGCTGAGTCCAGGCGATGTTATCGAGGTGCATGCCAAACAGGACGACGGCTGGTGGCTGGGCGCATTGCGCAATCAAATTGGCATCTTTCCGGCAACCTACGTGGAGGAGTGTGTCTAG
- the Nost gene encoding uncharacterized protein Nost isoform X1, protein MNHLRAHKFKLGGKDNAAVAEIPSNAAAADNNNSISNNNNNSNINNNNNGSSGKGFLTRIKRYSVLGHKLSRRHLGSMTLSGGVAGKDRSGSPSKLATGSYNMTGSNSEDHRLEIGAPILISTTTLDTDRFGVTEARLKQIGGGIAKTSSIVRTLTPRSSDEEEFVDACGTPQIEQPTSADPETEHFETPTHQPDRMLSPPPTPPPPPPPPPALPVPLPQLGVEPPMRRPRIARQQQSQSVQNLHRSELKVYLHKSPSMTLDMNMTAPPQLGLNLPELPELYGTSELSLAASDNKENHHSTPQRGQQDNQESEPNAHIICGFLAQQQCFKSIDSFQLMPSKQSSKQSLTSCRSSRSRSRSRSRSHSQVSINEEFDYDLKSVSYQSLNAQNLFVSIDELQEITRQINETEDFNREIDLEYCTHRDQLRPSERRITLLKNKNQRLINFNHNKEKLRKGWHGMKHWLGEEGTKLKEAVRQQTPLKRVAQSKTNLNQSTGNASRQSMSPDRSRDRDRDMTESCEDVTDRTEYEPSLSQHPSDEDLSPHSKRFKDEGQNGFEELRRYVKQGGDFSKELIFVLQERADSELIYSKSLSKLANKLNKAGREVPGSVADAWRGVATEMESRSDIHRQLAASLTDELVKPLKTVVDNHHKTRKAVESNVDKAARVLSEWRVSEAKAKKASHTAARENEKLQDAMLDVRIQKSPSIALLHQGPNKLAAEKELKSAEKDCVKLDNKRKKAEEAVKRADVEYYTLCVRAERARVDWEMAVLRGSSQLQSSEQHRVGNMHNFVQQYARLISDMNPILGNLTNSLQQQLDACNVAKDMQVVRNIRRNSEGPSEQLLPDFYCEHTTLAMNRERRKHSLIKLLQLVKTDLERERRSRDGLRGLSQSLNNQEHQNITDKLYHIRSMLTYLEGARLKLHSALLELDHKPRTTHPLAQHIQITRDRTGLQQSILKVPNWMKNNDKTQNTSTLLSQDNSDGIADDEDDYSQLQSQTNSSCANISVVAAPTSALLKHFNRSKSNIETFTSQPKIISTTNASLAATATATATAAKSKTLSAGQTNGDRGQADGGSNQQDSDFDEFSSQDEDEAEPITTQNFYQNAQEVQSSSMSSQGANSNFTSVSSKDGGQCQVLGRCKALYSYTPKLYDELELSPGDVIEVHAKQDDGWWLGALRNQIGIFPATYVEECV, encoded by the exons ATGAACCATTTGCGCGCgcataaattcaaattggGCGGCAAGGATAATGCGGCTGTCGCTGAAATTCCTTCGaatgctgccgccgccgacaacaataacagcattagcaacaacaataacaacagcaacattaacaataataataatgggaGCAGCGGCAAAGGATTCCTCACCCGCATCAAACGTTACTCGGTGCTCGGGCATAAGCTCAGCCGTCGTCATTTGGGCAGCATGACTCTGTCGGGCGGGGTTGCCGGCAAGGATCGGTCCGGCTCGCCCAGCAAGCTGGCCACGGGCAGCTACAATATGACCGGCAGCAATTCCGAAGACCATCGGCTAGAGATTGGTGCGCCCATTCTGATATCGACCACAACACTGGACACAGATCGCTTTGGTGTGACGGAGGCGCGTCTCAAACAGATTGGGGGCGGCATTGCGAAGACATCCTCGATAGTCCGCACCCTAACGCCGCGCAGCTCCGATGAGGAAGAGTTCGTGGATGCTTGTGGCACGCCGCAAATCGAGCAGCCGACCAGCGCCGATCCGGAAACGGAGCATTTCGAGACGCCAACGCATCAGCCCGACCGAATGCTATCCCCGCCACCgacaccaccaccaccaccaccaccaccacccgCACTGCCGGTCCCGCTCCCGCAGCTGGGTGTAGAGCCACCAATGCGACGGCCACGCATTGCCCGGCAACAACAGTCGCAATCCGTACAGAATCTACATCGATCCGAGCTGAAGGTCTATCTGCACAAGTCGCCATCGATGACGCTGGACATGAATATGACGGCACCGCCGCAGCTTGGCCTAAACCTGCCCGAACTGCCAGAGCTGTACGGCACCAGTGAGCTGAGCTTGGCGGCCAGCGACAACAAGGAGAACCATCATAGCACACCCCAACGTGGCCAGCAGGACAATCAAGAATCCGAGCCGAACGCACACATCATTTGTGGCTTTTTGGCGCAGCAGCAGTGCTTCAAGAGCATCGACTCCTTTCAGCTGATGCCGTCGAAGCAAAGCTCCAAGCAGAGCCTGACCAGCtgtcgcagcagcagaagtagaagcaggagcagaagcagaagccaCAGCCAGGTCAGCATCAACGAGGAGTTTGACTACGATCTCAAGTCGGTTAGCTATCAGAGCCTGAATGCCCAAAATCTGTTTGTGTCCATTGATGAGCTGCAGGAGATAACCAGGCAGATTAACGAGACGGAGGATTTTAACCGTGAAATCGATCTGGAGTACTGCACGCATCGGGATCAGCTGCGTCCCAGCGAGCGTCGCATCACACTGCTCAAGAATAAAAACCAGCGTCTGATCAACTTTAATCACAACAAGGAGAAGCTGCGCAAGGGCTGGCACGGCATGAAGCACTGGCTCGGCGAGGAGGGCACCAAGCTGAAGGAGGCAGTGCGCCAGCAAACGCCACTGAAACGTGTGGCACAATCTAAAACCAATCTTAATCAGTCCACCGGCAATGCCAGCCGCCAGTCAATGTCGCCAGACCGCAGTCGGGATCGGGATCGGGATATGACCGAAAGCTGCGAGGATGTCACCGATCGCACCGAATACGAACCTTCATTGTCCCAACATCCCAGTGATGAGGATCTGTCGCCGCACTCCAAACGTTTCAAAGACGAG GGACAAAACGGCTTCGAGGAACTCAGACGCTATGTCAAACAGGGCGGCGACTTCAGCAAAGAGCTCATATTTGTTCTCCAAGAGCG TGCCGACTCGGAGCTGATCTACTCCAAGTCGCTGTCGAAGTTGGCCAATAAACTGAATAAAGCTGGCCGGGAGGTGCCCGGAAGTGTGGCGGATGCCTGGCGTGGTGTTGCTACAGAAATGGAAAGTCGCAGCGACATCCATCGCCAGCTGGCAGCCTCGCTGACCGATGAGCTTGTGAAGCCGCTCAAGACGGTCGTGGATAATCATCACAAGACCCGCAAAGCG GTCGAAAGCAATGTGGACAAAGCGGCACGTGTGCTGAGCGAGTGGCGCGTGAGCGAGGCAAAGGCCAAGAAGGCCTCGCACACGGCCGCTAGGGAGAACGAGAAGCTGCAGGATGCGATGCTGGACGTGCGCATACAGAAATCGCCATCGATAGCGCTGTTACATCAGGGGCCCAACAAACTGGCCGCCGAGAAGGAGCTCAAGTCGGCCGAAAAAGACTGCGTCAAGCTGGACAACAAGCGCAAGAAGGCCGAGGAGGCGGTCAAACGTGCGGACGTTGAATACTATACGCTGTGCGTGCGCGCCGAGCGTGCCCGTGTCGACTGGGAAATGGCCGTGCTGCGCGGCTCCTCCCAGCTGCAGAGCAGCGAGCAGCACCGTGTGGGCAATATGCATAACTTTGTGCAGCAATATGCGCGCCTTATCAGCGATATGAATCCCATTTTGGGCAACCTAACCAACagtctgcagcagcagctggatgCCTGCAATGTGGCCAAGGATATGCAGGTGGTGCGCAATATACGCCGCAATTCCGAGGGTCCCAGCGAGCAGCTACTGCCCGACTTCTATTGCGAGCACACCACGCTGGCCATGAACCGTGAGCGGCGCAAGCACTCGCTGATCAAGCTGCTGCAGTTGGTCAAAACAGATTTGGAACGGGAGCGACGCTCCAGAGATGGCCTGCGCGGCCTATCACAGTCGCTCAACAACCAGGAGCATCAGAACATTACCGATAAGCTATACCAT ATTCGCTCCATGCTGACTTATTTGGAGGGCGCACGTCTGAAGCTGCACTCCGCGCTGCTCGAGCTGGACCATAAGCCGCGCACAACACATCCGCTGGCGCAGCATATACAG ATCACACGGGATCGCACGGGCCTGCAGCAGAGCATACTCAAGGTGCCCAACTGGATGAAGAACAATGACAAGACACAGAATACGAGCACGTTGCTGTCGCAGGATAATAGCGATGGCATCGCAGACGATGAGGATGACTATTCGCAATTGCAGAGTCAGACGAACAGCTCCTGTGCAAACATTAGTGTGGTGGCTGCGCCCACATCGGCGCTGCTGAAGCACTTCAATCGCAGCAAGAGCAATATTGAAACCTTTACCAGCCAACCAAAGATAATCTCCACAACCAATGCATCGctggcggcgacggcgacggcaacggcgacagCGGCTAAGTCCAAAACGCTGTCCGCTGGCCAAACGAATGGGGATCGCGGCCAGGCAGATGGTGGCTCCAATCAGCAGGACTCTGACTTTGATGAGTTTAGTTCGCAGGACGAGGATGAGGCTGAGCCGATAACAACACAAAATTTCTATCAAAATGCGCAGGAGGTGCAAAGCTCATCCATGAGCTCCCAAGGCGCCAATAGCAATTTCACCAGCGTCAGCTCCAAAGATGGCGGCCAGTGTCAGGTGCTCGGGCGCTGCAAGGCGCTCTACAGCTACACACCAAAACTCTACGACGAACTGGAGCTGAGTCCAGGCGATGTTATCGAGGTGCATGCCAAACAGGACGACGGCTGGTGGCTGGGCGCATTGCGCAATCAAATTGGCATCTTTCCGGCAACCTACGTGGAGGAGTGTGTCTAG
- the Nost gene encoding nostrin isoform X4 has product MGQNGFEELRRYVKQGGDFSKELIFVLQERADSELIYSKSLSKLANKLNKAGREVPGSVADAWRGVATEMESRSDIHRQLAASLTDELVKPLKTVVDNHHKTRKAVESNVDKAARVLSEWRVSEAKAKKASHTAARENEKLQDAMLDVRIQKSPSIALLHQGPNKLAAEKELKSAEKDCVKLDNKRKKAEEAVKRADVEYYTLCVRAERARVDWEMAVLRGSSQLQSSEQHRVGNMHNFVQQYARLISDMNPILGNLTNSLQQQLDACNVAKDMQVVRNIRRNSEGPSEQLLPDFYCEHTTLAMNRERRKHSLIKLLQLVKTDLERERRSRDGLRGLSQSLNNQEHQNITDKLYHIRSMLTYLEGARLKLHSALLELDHKPRTTHPLAQHIQITRDRTGLQQSILKVPNWMKNNDKTQNTSTLLSQDNSDGIADDEDDYSQLQSQTNSSCANISVVAAPTSALLKHFNRSKSNIETFTSQPKIISTTNASLAATATATATAAKSKTLSAGQTNGDRGQADGGSNQQDSDFDEFSSQDEDEAEPITTQNFYQNAQEVQSSSMSSQGANSNFTSVSSKDGGQCQVLGRCKALYSYTPKLYDELELSPGDVIEVHAKQDDGWWLGALRNQIGIFPATYVEECV; this is encoded by the exons ATG GGACAAAACGGCTTCGAGGAACTCAGACGCTATGTCAAACAGGGCGGCGACTTCAGCAAAGAGCTCATATTTGTTCTCCAAGAGCG TGCCGACTCGGAGCTGATCTACTCCAAGTCGCTGTCGAAGTTGGCCAATAAACTGAATAAAGCTGGCCGGGAGGTGCCCGGAAGTGTGGCGGATGCCTGGCGTGGTGTTGCTACAGAAATGGAAAGTCGCAGCGACATCCATCGCCAGCTGGCAGCCTCGCTGACCGATGAGCTTGTGAAGCCGCTCAAGACGGTCGTGGATAATCATCACAAGACCCGCAAAGCG GTCGAAAGCAATGTGGACAAAGCGGCACGTGTGCTGAGCGAGTGGCGCGTGAGCGAGGCAAAGGCCAAGAAGGCCTCGCACACGGCCGCTAGGGAGAACGAGAAGCTGCAGGATGCGATGCTGGACGTGCGCATACAGAAATCGCCATCGATAGCGCTGTTACATCAGGGGCCCAACAAACTGGCCGCCGAGAAGGAGCTCAAGTCGGCCGAAAAAGACTGCGTCAAGCTGGACAACAAGCGCAAGAAGGCCGAGGAGGCGGTCAAACGTGCGGACGTTGAATACTATACGCTGTGCGTGCGCGCCGAGCGTGCCCGTGTCGACTGGGAAATGGCCGTGCTGCGCGGCTCCTCCCAGCTGCAGAGCAGCGAGCAGCACCGTGTGGGCAATATGCATAACTTTGTGCAGCAATATGCGCGCCTTATCAGCGATATGAATCCCATTTTGGGCAACCTAACCAACagtctgcagcagcagctggatgCCTGCAATGTGGCCAAGGATATGCAGGTGGTGCGCAATATACGCCGCAATTCCGAGGGTCCCAGCGAGCAGCTACTGCCCGACTTCTATTGCGAGCACACCACGCTGGCCATGAACCGTGAGCGGCGCAAGCACTCGCTGATCAAGCTGCTGCAGTTGGTCAAAACAGATTTGGAACGGGAGCGACGCTCCAGAGATGGCCTGCGCGGCCTATCACAGTCGCTCAACAACCAGGAGCATCAGAACATTACCGATAAGCTATACCAT ATTCGCTCCATGCTGACTTATTTGGAGGGCGCACGTCTGAAGCTGCACTCCGCGCTGCTCGAGCTGGACCATAAGCCGCGCACAACACATCCGCTGGCGCAGCATATACAG ATCACACGGGATCGCACGGGCCTGCAGCAGAGCATACTCAAGGTGCCCAACTGGATGAAGAACAATGACAAGACACAGAATACGAGCACGTTGCTGTCGCAGGATAATAGCGATGGCATCGCAGACGATGAGGATGACTATTCGCAATTGCAGAGTCAGACGAACAGCTCCTGTGCAAACATTAGTGTGGTGGCTGCGCCCACATCGGCGCTGCTGAAGCACTTCAATCGCAGCAAGAGCAATATTGAAACCTTTACCAGCCAACCAAAGATAATCTCCACAACCAATGCATCGctggcggcgacggcgacggcaacggcgacagCGGCTAAGTCCAAAACGCTGTCCGCTGGCCAAACGAATGGGGATCGCGGCCAGGCAGATGGTGGCTCCAATCAGCAGGACTCTGACTTTGATGAGTTTAGTTCGCAGGACGAGGATGAGGCTGAGCCGATAACAACACAAAATTTCTATCAAAATGCGCAGGAGGTGCAAAGCTCATCCATGAGCTCCCAAGGCGCCAATAGCAATTTCACCAGCGTCAGCTCCAAAGATGGCGGCCAGTGTCAGGTGCTCGGGCGCTGCAAGGCGCTCTACAGCTACACACCAAAACTCTACGACGAACTGGAGCTGAGTCCAGGCGATGTTATCGAGGTGCATGCCAAACAGGACGACGGCTGGTGGCTGGGCGCATTGCGCAATCAAATTGGCATCTTTCCGGCAACCTACGTGGAGGAGTGTGTCTAG